The nucleotide window GAAACGGCGAACTATCTCGAGCTGGCCCACTACGTCGGCGCTTCGAGCTGGACCCACGTCATGGCACTCGCGAGCGTCATGCCCGAGGGCGAAGCGCGGAAGCGCGCGCTCGCCGCGGCCGCCGAGGGACTTCGCCTCGACGAGCGCGGGGCGAAGGCGCTCGCGGCGCAGCTCGTGGCGACGAAACCCTAGCCGCCCTCGTTCCCCTCCGGTACATTGCACGGCCTATGGACAAGCTCCTCGCCTCGCTCACCGATGCCCTCGCAGGGACGATCCGCACCCCCGACCAGTTCACCGCCGATCAGGTCCAGAACTACGGGCGGATCTTCCAGTGGACGCCGCGCTTCGTCGTCTACCCGGACTCCGCCCGGGACGTGACGGCGCTCGTCGAGTTCTGCCGCAAGAACAAGCTGTCGCTGACGAACCGCGGCTCGGCCCACTCGCAGTCGCAGCTCGCGATCAACCAGGGCGGAGTCCTCGTCGAGATGAAGGCGATGGATAAGATCGGCGCGATCGACCATGACGCTCTCACGGTCGACGTCGAGGCGGGAGTCGTCTGGCGCGATCTCGTCCACCACCTCGCAAGGCACGGCCTCGTCCCGCGGGTGCTCACGAACAACCTCGGCGTCACCGTCGGCGGCACGCTGTCGATGGCCGGCATCGGCGTCGCGTCGTTCAAGTTCGGCTCGCAGGGGGACAACGTCGTCGACATGGACGTCGTCACCGGCGAAGGGAAGCTCGTCACCTGCTCGCCGGAGAAGCATGAGGATCTCTTCTGGGGCGCGATCGCGGGGCTCGGATCGTTCGGCGTCATCACGCGCGCGAAGCTCCAGCTCCGCAAGATGAAGCCGATGACGCGGACCTACTATCTGCTCTACGACGACCTCCGCGTCTTCCTGGACGATGCGCGGATGTCGATGGACAGCGGGACGTGGGATCACCTCGAGTCGTGGGGCGCGCCGTGCGCGCAGGGGACCCGGCCGGTGTCGGGGCGGCGCCAGGTCTTCGCGAAGTGGTTCTACCCGTTCCATCTCACGATCGAGTACGACGAGGGGCATCCGCCCGATGACGCGGCGCTGCTCGCCGGCCTCCGCCCTTACGACAACGTCTACACCGACGACTGCCCGACGATCGATTTCCTCGAGCGGATGGTGCCGGTCTTCGAGCTGTGGAAGAAGGCCGGGACGTGGGAGTTCATGCACCCGTGGATCGAGTGCATCCTCCCCTGGGAGACGGCGGCCGATTGCATGGAGCAGGTGCTCGCCGACACGCCGCCCGGGATCCAGGTCGGGGGGCACGTCCTCATCTGGCCCGCGAAGGGGACGACGTCGCGCTCGAAGAACTTCATGGTGCCGG belongs to Candidatus Polarisedimenticolaceae bacterium and includes:
- a CDS encoding FAD-binding protein, with the protein product MDKLLASLTDALAGTIRTPDQFTADQVQNYGRIFQWTPRFVVYPDSARDVTALVEFCRKNKLSLTNRGSAHSQSQLAINQGGVLVEMKAMDKIGAIDHDALTVDVEAGVVWRDLVHHLARHGLVPRVLTNNLGVTVGGTLSMAGIGVASFKFGSQGDNVVDMDVVTGEGKLVTCSPEKHEDLFWGAIAGLGSFGVITRAKLQLRKMKPMTRTYYLLYDDLRVFLDDARMSMDSGTWDHLESWGAPCAQGTRPVSGRRQVFAKWFYPFHLTIEYDEGHPPDDAALLAGLRPYDNVYTDDCPTIDFLERMVPVFELWKKAGTWEFMHPWIECILPWETAADCMEQVLADTPPGIQVGGHVLIWPAKGTTSRSKNFMVPEGENLVGFGLLPAVPQKFWGEMSERFENVSRMMVMFGAKRYLSGWVNFTPDEWKEHFGARWDEMVALKRRYDPDHILNPGFLPFDAPKQAGAGRR